From bacterium, one genomic window encodes:
- the argS gene encoding arginine--tRNA ligase: MKKIKCKIEETIKKSFEFLFEGENFEEEISILSSNRPEFGDFYTNIVLQVAKKKKISPHKLATDLCNKITEISSDDIKKVEVKNGFINFFIKDTVYLEYIKNLHKTSNTLLQEGFEGNKKILIEFVSANPTGPLTIAHGRQAAFGEALARILKFAGFEVVKEYYLNDAGKQIQLLGQSLKARYYQLKGEPMEIPEEGYEGEYLIEMSKQVGDVKEEDKDFWGRFASEKILDGIKEDLKVFGVVFDKWTREASFIEDGSLKKTIEELKERGLIYLSDSSWWFKSSLYGDEKDRVVIKSDGDLTYLATDISYHKDKLKRGFDLLINIIGPDHHGYIPRLRAAVEVFGGNPSSFIPIIVQLSTLYRGKEKLSMSTRKGQFVSLRQLIEEVGPDASKFFFIFRKTDSHLDFDLELAKKKSLENPVYYLQYAYVRMKHILNFAQENNIDIESIEPDYSLLKEPEEIVIAKKITSFPDTIEGVVRTYGVHLLAEYLLELSKLIHSYYQKHRVVDESQKELTMARVVLIKVVYQVFSRSLYLLNISLPDSM; encoded by the coding sequence ATGAAAAAAATTAAGTGTAAGATTGAAGAAACCATAAAAAAATCTTTTGAATTTCTATTTGAGGGAGAAAATTTTGAAGAAGAAATTTCAATTTTGTCTTCAAACAGACCCGAGTTTGGTGATTTTTATACAAACATTGTTTTGCAAGTTGCAAAAAAGAAGAAAATTTCTCCTCATAAGCTTGCAACTGATTTATGTAACAAAATAACAGAAATATCTTCTGACGATATAAAAAAAGTAGAAGTAAAAAATGGTTTTATAAACTTTTTTATTAAAGATACCGTCTATCTTGAATATATCAAAAACTTACATAAAACATCTAACACTCTTCTACAAGAAGGTTTTGAAGGCAATAAAAAGATTTTAATAGAGTTTGTAAGCGCTAACCCTACAGGTCCATTAACTATTGCTCACGGAAGACAGGCAGCCTTTGGAGAGGCGTTGGCAAGAATTCTTAAATTTGCCGGTTTTGAGGTTGTGAAAGAGTACTATTTGAACGATGCAGGCAAACAGATACAACTTTTAGGTCAATCCCTTAAGGCTCGTTATTATCAATTAAAAGGCGAGCCAATGGAAATTCCAGAAGAAGGGTATGAAGGTGAATATCTAATTGAAATGTCAAAACAGGTAGGAGATGTTAAAGAGGAAGATAAGGATTTTTGGGGTAGGTTTGCCTCAGAAAAAATATTGGATGGGATAAAAGAGGATTTGAAGGTTTTTGGGGTTGTTTTTGATAAATGGACGAGAGAAGCCTCTTTTATAGAGGATGGTTCTTTGAAAAAAACAATAGAAGAACTCAAAGAGAGGGGACTAATATATTTATCTGATTCTTCTTGGTGGTTCAAAAGTTCTTTATACGGTGATGAGAAAGATAGGGTAGTCATAAAAAGTGATGGAGATTTAACCTACCTTGCAACAGATATTTCATACCATAAAGATAAACTCAAAAGAGGGTTTGATTTGTTAATCAATATTATTGGCCCTGACCACCACGGCTATATTCCTCGCCTAAGGGCAGCGGTTGAAGTTTTTGGAGGAAACCCAAGTAGTTTTATACCTATAATTGTTCAATTATCAACTCTTTATAGAGGTAAAGAAAAACTCTCTATGTCAACAAGGAAAGGGCAGTTTGTTTCTTTACGTCAACTTATTGAAGAGGTAGGTCCTGATGCTTCAAAGTTTTTCTTTATATTTAGAAAAACAGATAGCCACCTTGATTTTGACCTTGAACTTGCAAAGAAAAAATCTCTTGAAAATCCGGTCTATTATTTACAGTATGCTTATGTTAGAATGAAACATATACTAAACTTTGCGCAAGAGAACAACATTGATATTGAAAGCATAGAGCCAGATTATTCTTTGCTCAAAGAACCTGAAGAAATTGTAATTGCCAAAAAAATCACATCTTTTCCAGATACTATAGAAGGGGTTGTTCGCACGTACGGGGTACATCTTTTGGCTGAATACCTACTTGAACTATCTAAATTAATTCACTCTTACTACCAGAAACATAGAGTAGTAGATGAAAGCCAAAAAGAGTTGACTATGGCAAGGGTTGTTTTAATAAAAGTTGTATACCAGGTCTTTTCACGTTCTCTATACCTTCTTAATATCTCTTTACCAGACAGTATGTAA
- the rbfA gene encoding 30S ribosome-binding factor RbfA → MRREISDPKIGFFTITYARISRDFKNATVGVSVIGSKEVQEETFEAIKHATGYIHHKLSKRSVMKYTPELKFEYDDMPDLRVEEILKNIEMEENEKN, encoded by the coding sequence ATCAGGCGAGAAATCTCTGACCCTAAAATAGGATTTTTTACTATAACCTATGCTCGTATTTCAAGAGATTTTAAAAATGCTACCGTAGGTGTTAGTGTTATAGGTAGTAAAGAGGTTCAAGAAGAAACATTTGAAGCAATAAAACATGCTACCGGTTATATTCATCACAAACTTTCAAAAAGGTCTGTTATGAAATATACTCCAGAGTTAAAATTTGAATATGATGATATGCCAGATTTAAGAGTCGAAGAGATACTTAAAAACATAGAGATGGAAGAAAATGAAAAAAATTAA